The bacterium genomic sequence TCTTGCGCGAGAGGCCGGTGCGTTCCTTGTACTCGACCACCCGCAGGGTCCCCGATTCCTTGAGCATGACGATGGCCGTCCGGCGCAGCTCCTCGTAGCGCCCCGCGGGCCAGAGGTGGGTCTCCCCGACGAAGACCGCCTCCCCCACGGCCTCCAGGTAGTGCGCCAGGTCCAGCGCGGTGTCGGGGTGGAGGTTTCCGAAATCGGCGAGGGCGAGGTTCTCCTCGTTCTCCAGAACTCGTTTCGCCTCGGCGATGCGCGCCTTCTGCTCGGCGGTCGGCTCCCCCCGCCCGACGACGGCGTAGGCGGAGCCCACCGGCCG encodes the following:
- a CDS encoding SelB C-terminal domain-containing protein, whose protein sequence is ALDKVLEKRLPFCRLDRGRLSSLAGRNVEDGALRDAIAGLVETGRLRPVGSAYAVVGRGEPTAEQKARIAEAKRVLENEENLALADFGNLHPDTALDLAHYLEAVGEAVFVGETHLWPAGRYEELRRTAIVMLKESGTLRVVEYKERTGLSRKTATLLLDHFHEQGLTKRESGTHVLLDENAAKAAPLV